A single window of Bacteroidota bacterium DNA harbors:
- a CDS encoding asparaginase produces MKKIMIVFTGGTISMKVDAETGGAVPHLTGGDIIEMIPELGSLAEIDFYDFGKYPGPHMTPELMFELALTVQGMIDDENFDGIIITHGTDTLEETAYFLDLYLETHIPVVLTGSMKNSSDPDWDGPQNLIDSIYTCLNRNSRDMGVLVCLNGEINAASEVTKTHTEDKETFASLDFGSLGFVDRGRVIFNRTPRRLETIKTGKINSNVDLLKCYAGMDARFFRYSADSGVDGLVVEALGVGNVPPAVFEGIEYLLEKGIPVVLVSRCPAGETDDVYSYPGAGKWLREAGVIFAEYLNGQKARIKLILALGKTGDHSELEKIFY; encoded by the coding sequence ATGAAAAAAATAATGATCGTTTTTACCGGCGGGACCATATCAATGAAAGTTGATGCGGAAACAGGCGGTGCAGTTCCACATCTTACCGGTGGAGATATTATTGAAATGATTCCCGAACTGGGCTCTTTGGCAGAGATCGATTTTTACGATTTCGGGAAATATCCGGGTCCTCACATGACTCCCGAACTGATGTTTGAACTTGCACTTACTGTGCAGGGGATGATCGATGACGAGAATTTCGATGGTATCATCATCACTCATGGAACCGATACACTTGAGGAAACGGCATATTTTCTCGATCTTTATCTTGAGACACACATTCCTGTTGTTCTTACAGGTTCAATGAAGAACAGTTCCGATCCCGACTGGGATGGACCTCAAAATCTGATTGATTCCATTTATACTTGTTTGAACAGAAACAGTCGTGACATGGGGGTTCTTGTATGTTTAAATGGTGAAATCAATGCCGCAAGCGAGGTGACCAAAACGCATACGGAAGATAAAGAGACATTTGCATCACTCGATTTTGGCAGTCTCGGTTTTGTTGACAGAGGAAGGGTGATTTTTAACCGGACACCAAGAAGGCTTGAGACGATAAAGACAGGGAAAATTAATTCCAATGTTGATTTATTGAAGTGTTATGCCGGTATGGATGCCAGGTTTTTCAGATATTCAGCCGACAGCGGTGTTGACGGACTGGTAGTGGAAGCTTTGGGAGTGGGGAATGTACCTCCGGCTGTATTTGAGGGAATCGAATATCTTCTTGAGAAGGGGATACCGGTTGTTCTTGTTTCCCGATGTCCTGCAGGTGAAACGGATGATGTTTACAGTTATCCGGGAGCGGGGAAGTGGCTGCGGGAGGCAGGAGTAATATTTGCAGAGTATCTAAACGGTCAGAAGGCAAGGATTAAGCTTATCCTTGCCCTAGGAAAAACCGGTGACCATTCTGAACTGGAGAAAATTTTTTATTGA